A region of the Phaeodactylum tricornutum CCAP 1055/1 chromosome 1, whole genome shotgun sequence genome:
AGATCAGACGGTAGACGAGACCATAACAGCAGGATAttggaaacagaaagaaGTGCTTTCAGTATCTCCGGCCAGCGTCCGGAATGACGGTAGCGACTTATCGACATTGCGGCTGCTGCCCGGTATCCTACACGAGGTAGATTTTTACTTCCTAGGTCCGAGTGCATGGCTTCTTACGAAGCAAAAATTTGGCCATGAtgcagaaatcaagtgtcCTGTACAAATAAAACACCACAATGTGCTGGCAGTtgaaatcgaaaaagacaattCGGTTTTGATTCCGCCTACCGGTCGATTTCGTTACGAACAATCCTTGAACGCGCAATCTGGTTTTGTTGCTATTCGAAGGTTCCCCGGAAACGTGTCCGATGATGACTCCACAAATATGATTGTAGGGGATGACGAACTGGTATGTACATTAGATGGACGCTGTCGACATTTTGATCCGGTGACATTCTTACGTAGTCTTTGCCTTTGATGAATAGTCTCACGCGACCAACGATGCTGACGATGACCGCATGTCAATGGAGGATTGCAATGATTCGCAGAGTAACGTTATACCTCTCCCGCCGTCCATCACATCGGCAAACGAAGATTACTGGGCGATGGATACGACAAATACTTGTGCAGACCCGATCTACACGTCATCTTCAAGATATCTCCGTCCATATGGTTCAGGGCTTGGAAACCTCGGCAATACGTGCTTTATGAATTCCACATTGCAATGTCTGGCTCATACGCATCCCCTGAAGCGCTATTTCTTGTCAGGAGAATATGGAGATGACTTGAATCGTAACAATCCGTTGGGAACGGGTGGGGACTTGGCGACTCAGTTTGCGCAATTGATGATGGACATCTGGATTACAACGGCTCCTCCGCGCAACTTTCTTTCGGAGGCCTCTACCGGTTATGATTCTTCCTCATCACTAGCTAACAACGTGGTATATCCGCGAAACTTCAAATATACGCTTGGTAAGCATGCGGAGCGGTTCGTAGGGTATGACCAACACGATTCGCAAGAGCTCGCAACCTACCTGCTAGATGCTCTGCATGAAGACACAAATCTTGTAACAAAGAAGCCATATGTGGAAAAGCCGGAGCAGAAGGACACTGAAAGTGACCAGGAGGCCGCAGATAATGCATGGGAACTGCATTTGAAACGAGAAAATAGCAAGGTTCTTGAAAATTTTATGGGACAGATCAAGAGCCGAGTACAATGCTGCAAGGCAAACTGCAATCGGGTATCGACCACCTTTGACCCATTTATGTATTTATCCGTACCGATTCCGGGATCAATGGAACGCATACTCAAGGTTACATATGTCCCTATGAACCCTCAGCAGCGTATGCAGAAGCTTGAGATCACAATCAGCAAAATGGCGACGATGAAAGAGCTCGTCGAAAGAGTATCAGAGCAATTGCAGAAGTTTGGTCTTCTAAAGACCATAGACGACCTCGCATTGGAGGACACGTGTGCTGTGGACATCTGGCATCAAGAGGTTTACAGCTGGTACGAGCCTAAAAATGAAGTGGATCGTATCAGAGATAACGATTATACGTTCTTGTACGAATTGGCGCCTCTGGCAATGGTCAAGGCGATGGGACAGACTGTGCTAAATGGAATTGAAACTGACGACGATGTTGGTCTTGGAACAATTACGAAGCATTACCAGCTCGATTTGGCCACAATGACTAAGTTGAATAGCGGCGATGATTGGTCAGCAAAGCTGTCGACATACCTTCAGAACCCCACCATGTTGCATAATTCGTTTGACCCAAAAAGTGGATTATGTAGCGAACGTCGTCTGATTTTTCTGCGTTTAATGAATTTCATTGATTGTTGCTATCGAGAAGTTGACGATGACATATCAGGTCAAAAGAGGTCGCGCGACAACTGCTCTGAATTGGTGAATACTTCGACGAACGAAGAGGATGTGCTTGATATCATTGAGCGATGCGAATCCTCTGCTTTCCTTGAGAACGTCAGATCAAGGCATGATTTAGCAATTTTGGAGTTTATAGCGTCAAAAATGAGAAAAGAAATTGTCAGTCTTGAGAATCAACAAACAACTATGTACCCTGATGGAGTGATAATTCAAATCCATATTCGGAAAGCTACCTTGTTATCTGGTAACCATCGCACGTCTGATACTGTCCCGCTAATTATGCGGGTTTCTGGTAGCATGACTGTATATGAGCTTAGAGAAGAGCTTGCAAGACGCCTTAAGAGATGCTTAAATACAGGACGTGGGAATGTGTCAGGGGAATCAACGTCTGAGCAGGACGAGGCCGAGATGAGCAAACACGCTGGCAACGGTAGCTTTGCATCGCCAGAGCTTTTGATAATAAGGCAGATTCCGCTTTCATACCAACGAAAGAGTCTGAGTAATTACCGATCGACGGCAACTTTAGCAGCCAGTAGACAACTGGGGTCACTGGAACTTGTCAGCAACAAAAATAGGCTGTTAAGGCCACGGTCTCTGGCATCGAAGTCGAATGAAGATGAGCGCTCAATTTTAGCAAATCTAGTTGGGCACCATGGGACGGTTTTTATGGAATGGCCAGAGACTCTTTACAACAATGCTTTTGATCCAAAAGAATATGAGCATTTTGATTGCCCAAGTGATCTGTACAGCGATGAATGTGTAGCAAGGAAGTCTTCGAATGCAACGACAGTATTGGATTGTATCGAAAAATATTGCCAGATGGAGCAGCTGGAGGATACTGAGATGTGGTACTGCAACAAATGCAAAGATCATGTCCGAGCGTGGAAACAGACTCACCTCTACCGCTGTCCTCCAATATTGATAGTGCACTTAAAACGCTTTCAGTACTCGTCATCAACGCACCGCCGAGACAAAATTGGGCTATTTATTGATTTCCC
Encoded here:
- a CDS encoding predicted protein, coding for SGLGNLGNTCFMNSTLQCLAHTHPLKRYFLSGEYGDDLNRNNPLGTGGDLATQFAQLMMDIWITTAPPRNFLSEASTGYDSSSSLANNVVYPRNFKYTLGKHAERFVGYDQHDSQELATYLLDALHEDTNLVTKKPYVEKPEQKDTESDQEAADNAWELHLKRENSKVLENFMGQIKSRVQCCKANCNRVSTTFDPFMYLSVPIPGSMERILKVTYVPMNPQQRMQKLEITISKMATMKELFGLLKTIDDLALEDTCAVDIWHQEVYSWYEPKNEVDRIRDNDYTFLYELAPLAMVKAMGQTVLNGIETDDDVGLGTITKHYQLDLATMTKLNSGDDWSAKLSTYLQNPTMLHNSSRDNCSELVNTSTNEEDVLDIIERCESSAFLENVRSRHDLAILEFIASKMRKEIVSLENQQTTMYPDGVIIQIHIRKATLLSGNHRTDECVARKSSNATTVLDCIEKYCQMEQLEDTEMWYCNKCKDHVRAWKQTHLYRCPPILIVHLKRFQYSSSTHRRDKIGLFIDFPLEGLDLTSVALHWTGAEKPLYDCYAVSNHYGGLGGGHYTAYALNDDKVWCHYDDSRVTANVEPEEVVSEAAYVLYYRR